One region of Paenibacillus polymyxa M1 genomic DNA includes:
- a CDS encoding sensor histidine kinase, which produces MNALLEMLMQLFERAALLLICLFFITRIPRFKETLQKNSHSPAELTLLTLIFCMFALFGTYTGIEVEGSLVNVRIIAIMAGGILFGPWVGIITGIVSGIHRYLIDIGGITSIPCLITSILAGVVSGYIGRRVNRSKRWLVGIAAGMVCEALTMLLILVMAQPHGLGVDIVSKIGLPMIIGEVSIGLIVLLIQSVEGEKENIAARQAKLALDIANKTLPYFRSINAESLHTICSIIKEDIKADAVAITDTRDVLAYVGFGEERYHIGDEIISDVTKSTIRSGKITIRNHIADDKTPQIQSLLIIPLEERGEVTGTLKIYYRKAYKITYPLQTMAIGLSQIISTLMEVSRVEQIKEAANKAELKALQTKINPHFLFNALNAIASTTRTKPDKARELIINLSGYLRYNLELNDDLIEIHKELQQVSDYVEIEKARFGNRLQVEYVMDEVSVRIPSLIIQPLVENAINHGILKKKGPGTVTISVKDRGEKVRISVADTGVGIRDDVVDNLYHDQVPAKQIGLYNVHRRLKLMYGEGVIILKHDPGTEVYFDIPKEKS; this is translated from the coding sequence GTGAACGCCTTGTTGGAAATGCTGATGCAGCTATTTGAGCGCGCAGCATTGTTGCTGATTTGTTTGTTTTTTATTACACGTATCCCCCGGTTTAAGGAAACCTTGCAGAAGAACAGTCATTCTCCGGCAGAGCTGACGTTACTAACATTGATTTTCTGTATGTTTGCACTGTTTGGTACCTACACCGGGATTGAAGTCGAAGGCTCGCTGGTTAACGTTCGGATCATCGCAATTATGGCGGGCGGAATTTTGTTTGGACCCTGGGTTGGGATCATTACAGGTATTGTATCGGGGATTCATCGTTATCTGATTGATATCGGGGGAATCACCTCGATTCCGTGTCTGATTACAAGTATTCTGGCAGGTGTGGTGTCAGGATATATCGGTCGCCGGGTTAATCGTTCCAAGAGATGGCTGGTCGGTATCGCCGCAGGTATGGTCTGTGAAGCGTTGACGATGCTGCTTATTCTGGTGATGGCCCAACCTCATGGTCTTGGTGTCGACATCGTTTCCAAGATCGGTCTACCCATGATTATCGGAGAAGTCAGTATTGGTTTAATCGTTCTATTAATCCAGAGTGTGGAAGGGGAAAAGGAGAATATCGCGGCCAGACAGGCCAAGCTGGCATTGGATATTGCCAACAAGACGTTGCCTTATTTTCGTTCCATTAATGCGGAATCCTTGCATACGATTTGCTCAATTATAAAAGAAGACATCAAGGCAGATGCGGTGGCGATTACGGATACCAGAGATGTGCTGGCTTACGTCGGTTTTGGCGAAGAACGCTATCATATCGGGGATGAAATCATTAGCGATGTGACTAAATCGACGATCCGTAGCGGTAAAATCACGATCCGCAACCATATCGCTGACGACAAAACGCCCCAAATCCAGTCTCTGCTCATTATCCCGTTAGAGGAGCGGGGAGAAGTAACCGGAACTCTGAAGATTTACTACCGAAAAGCTTATAAAATCACGTATCCGCTGCAGACGATGGCGATTGGCTTGTCTCAGATCATTTCCACGTTAATGGAAGTGTCGCGTGTGGAGCAAATTAAGGAAGCGGCGAATAAGGCCGAGTTAAAGGCACTCCAGACGAAGATCAATCCTCATTTTCTATTCAACGCATTGAACGCCATTGCCTCAACGACGCGCACCAAACCGGATAAGGCGCGAGAACTGATCATTAATTTGTCAGGCTATCTGCGTTATAATTTGGAGTTGAATGATGATTTGATCGAAATTCACAAGGAGCTTCAGCAGGTGTCGGATTACGTAGAAATTGAAAAAGCGCGCTTCGGCAATCGGCTTCAGGTGGAGTATGTAATGGATGAGGTGTCAGTGCGTATTCCGAGCCTAATTATCCAACCCCTGGTTGAGAATGCAATTAATCATGGAATCCTCAAGAAAAAGGGACCAGGTACAGTAACCATTTCTGTAAAGGATCGTGGCGAAAAAGTGCGTATTTCTGTGGCTGATACCGGGGTGGGTATACGGGACGATGTTGTGGATAACCTATATCATGATCAAGTTCCAGCTAAACAGATCGGCTTGTACAATGTGCACAGAAGACTCAAGCTTATGTACGGTGAAGGAGTAATTATTCTTAAACATGATCCAGGCACCGAAGTTTATTTTGACATACCAAAGGAGAAGTCATGA
- a CDS encoding S66 family peptidase: MMMGKQAPKLKAGDEIRILSPSRSLSIVSEENRLIAQHRLEALGFKVSFSQHVLENDDFASSSIESRVADLHEAFIDPKVKGILTSIGGYNANQLLAHLDYDLISAHPKRLCGYSDITALSHAIYAKTGLITYAGPHFLTFAMLRGNEYTMTYFQRLMLEEGSIQIQSSSEWSDDTWYLDQDKRSFHHNAGPYAIHEGEAEGTIVGGNLCTLNLLQGTPYMPSLKGTIVFVEDDYESSPATFDRDLQSLLHQPGFDQVKGIIIGRFQKASHMTEELLRQIIRSKRELASIPVIADADFGHTTPQFTYPIGGKALIRARNGRVRIEICE; encoded by the coding sequence ATGATGATGGGAAAGCAAGCACCTAAATTAAAAGCTGGAGACGAGATACGCATTCTTTCGCCATCCAGAAGCTTGTCTATTGTTTCTGAGGAAAATCGCCTGATTGCCCAGCATAGACTGGAGGCGCTTGGGTTTAAAGTGAGCTTTTCACAGCATGTGCTGGAAAACGATGATTTTGCATCTTCTTCGATAGAGTCTAGAGTAGCTGACTTGCACGAAGCTTTTATCGATCCGAAGGTAAAGGGCATCCTGACCTCAATTGGGGGCTATAATGCCAATCAGCTCCTTGCCCATCTGGATTATGATCTGATCAGCGCTCATCCTAAACGATTATGTGGTTATTCGGATATAACGGCGTTAAGCCATGCGATTTATGCTAAGACGGGGCTTATCACGTATGCAGGCCCTCATTTTTTGACGTTCGCCATGTTGCGAGGAAATGAGTATACGATGACTTATTTTCAAAGGTTAATGTTGGAAGAGGGCAGCATTCAAATCCAATCTTCATCGGAGTGGAGTGACGATACTTGGTATCTGGATCAGGATAAAAGAAGCTTTCACCATAATGCGGGTCCATATGCGATTCATGAAGGAGAAGCAGAGGGTACGATTGTGGGTGGAAACTTGTGTACCCTGAATTTGTTACAGGGAACCCCATACATGCCAAGTCTAAAAGGAACCATAGTGTTTGTTGAGGATGATTACGAAAGCTCTCCCGCTACATTTGACCGGGATTTGCAATCATTGTTGCACCAGCCCGGATTTGATCAGGTTAAAGGAATCATCATAGGACGATTTCAGAAGGCGTCTCATATGACAGAAGAATTGCTGCGGCAAATCATTCGCTCGAAAAGAGAATTGGCCTCTATACCGGTGATTGCAGATGCCGATTTTGGCCACACCACGCCGCAGTTTACATATCCGATTGGCGGAAAGGCGCTTATTCGTGCCCGTAATGGCAGGGTGAGGATTGAAATATGTGAATAA
- a CDS encoding methyl-accepting chemotaxis protein, which produces MDRTNELLWQRNKLVIIIFWIMTLSSIIPAVSNPSMWVSSGVGFVVAAVLTILNMKKKGIRLIPWIITFYSALICIFVNLSSVDVVVSIFICSLLLLYPSYRYFLVTMTLNLCNIFVQITIGTPATPQATGSLRYVHEFIIVLLIGLLLLVVSVLNQKQFQKTEEQNKDMEATRQRIEFLFEQVRQAVAGLHSFTERFRNQVDATGNVTNEVAIGFQEVAKGVEMQASNITEVTDNLAQSDRHVREVADHSRELKQLSEDTKNAGGRGSSQLLALTSQIKDLGRVMSRTKEELDEFKVQSDNMSSMLKDITQISKQTNLLSLNASIEAARAGEHGKGFAIVAGEVRNLAEMVGNTSVAMEGILEQLRTQMDSVVSQFDMGQERLQQSMESAHSTEIVLEDILQNANKVLVQAVEVESSTNSMQQFSSQVVQEMMEFSSVTEQASAASEQILAGVEEQQNITSNMVAGFSELEALIIQLKELVHDQNEGGSSSKISKSK; this is translated from the coding sequence ATGGACAGAACGAATGAATTGTTGTGGCAAAGAAACAAATTGGTGATCATTATTTTTTGGATTATGACTTTGAGCAGCATCATCCCGGCAGTATCTAATCCCTCGATGTGGGTATCTAGTGGTGTAGGATTTGTAGTCGCGGCAGTTTTGACAATTCTGAATATGAAAAAGAAAGGAATCCGTCTTATTCCTTGGATTATTACATTTTATAGTGCATTAATATGTATATTTGTGAACTTGTCTAGCGTGGATGTAGTAGTTTCGATCTTTATCTGCTCATTGTTGTTGCTCTACCCATCTTACCGATATTTTCTGGTAACCATGACCTTAAATCTGTGTAATATTTTTGTACAAATTACGATCGGTACGCCCGCAACTCCCCAGGCTACCGGTTCTTTGCGTTATGTGCATGAGTTTATCATTGTTTTACTGATTGGTTTGCTACTGTTAGTGGTATCGGTGTTAAATCAAAAGCAGTTTCAGAAAACGGAAGAGCAAAATAAAGATATGGAGGCCACAAGGCAACGGATTGAATTCCTGTTTGAGCAAGTTAGACAAGCTGTAGCTGGATTGCATAGCTTTACAGAACGATTCAGGAATCAAGTGGATGCTACAGGCAACGTGACGAATGAAGTCGCTATCGGGTTTCAGGAGGTTGCTAAAGGCGTAGAAATGCAAGCTTCGAATATCACTGAGGTAACCGATAACTTGGCTCAGTCTGATCGGCACGTGCGCGAGGTTGCCGATCATTCCCGAGAGCTGAAGCAGCTCTCCGAGGATACGAAAAATGCCGGGGGTAGAGGGAGCAGTCAACTACTTGCACTAACATCTCAAATTAAGGATTTGGGTCGGGTGATGAGTCGTACCAAAGAAGAATTAGATGAGTTTAAAGTGCAGAGTGACAATATGTCTTCCATGCTTAAAGATATTACTCAAATCTCAAAGCAAACCAATTTGCTGTCCTTGAATGCATCCATTGAGGCTGCCAGAGCGGGAGAGCATGGGAAAGGATTTGCGATTGTGGCTGGAGAAGTGCGTAATTTGGCTGAAATGGTTGGAAACACCTCAGTGGCGATGGAAGGTATTTTGGAGCAGCTGAGAACTCAGATGGATTCTGTTGTAAGTCAATTTGACATGGGACAGGAAAGATTACAGCAAAGTATGGAGTCGGCACATTCGACCGAAATTGTACTGGAGGATATCCTGCAAAATGCCAATAAAGTATTGGTGCAGGCCGTGGAGGTAGAGTCCAGTACGAATAGTATGCAGCAATTTTCGTCTCAGGTCGTTCAAGAGATGATGGAATTTTCCAGTGTGACAGAACAAGCAAGTGCAGCGTCAGAGCAAATTTTGGCTGGAGTAGAGGAGCAGCAAAATATAACCTCCAATATGGTGGCGGGATTTAGTGAGCTGGAGGCATTGATTATTCAGTTGAAAGAGCTAGTGCATGATCAGAATGAGGGCGGCAGTTCTAGCAAAATCAGCAAAAGTAAATAA
- a CDS encoding 50S ribosomal protein L25, which produces MSSNGGSIQLTAQPRTEKKGSAIRGLRLKGRIPAVVYGSEIEGTPVHVDAKEFNKVVRTGRSEVFNLTVEGGETIPVIIKDYQQRDNQWLHADFLKISKNKPLRVRVSIDYQGTPVGTKTGGILQVQETEVEVEGLPSDLPSTIEVDVSALDIGDKLSASDLKLPKGVTLHVSEEELLASVIVPRAVEVENAAVEGDAAATEGAEEASENKES; this is translated from the coding sequence ATGAGTTCTAATGGAGGAAGTATTCAACTAACCGCCCAGCCGAGAACAGAGAAGAAGGGTTCGGCCATTCGTGGATTAAGGTTAAAAGGACGGATTCCAGCTGTGGTTTACGGCTCTGAAATCGAGGGAACCCCTGTACATGTCGATGCCAAGGAATTTAATAAAGTAGTCAGAACCGGACGTTCAGAGGTTTTTAATCTCACAGTAGAAGGCGGAGAAACGATCCCAGTAATTATTAAAGATTATCAACAGCGTGACAACCAATGGTTGCATGCCGATTTTTTAAAAATTTCCAAAAACAAACCGCTTCGCGTGCGTGTTTCTATTGATTATCAGGGAACCCCTGTAGGTACAAAAACAGGCGGTATCCTGCAAGTTCAAGAAACAGAAGTCGAAGTTGAAGGTTTGCCTTCTGACTTGCCGTCCACAATTGAAGTGGATGTATCCGCACTGGATATTGGCGACAAGCTGAGCGCAAGCGACTTAAAGCTTCCTAAAGGTGTGACGCTGCATGTCTCTGAAGAGGAGCTGCTGGCATCCGTGATCGTGCCGCGTGCAGTCGAGGTAGAGAATGCTGCTGTGGAAGGTGATGCAGCGGCAACTGAAGGCGCTGAAGAGGCTTCCGAAAACAAGGAATCTTAA